The bacterium DNA segment GGGTCGGCCAGTACGTAAAGCGATCGGTCGGATCGAGCGGCCCGACCACGAGGCTGAGCCGCGGGATGAGCACGCGGTCCGGCATGCGAGCCTCCACGGCGCGTTCGCAGAGGCGCTTCAGCCCCCCGTAAACCTCCGGATCCAGGTAGTCCTCGCGCGTGTCGTCGTCGACGGTTTGGAGCGGCGCCCGCTCGTCGACGAGCGACCCTGGCGTGACGGGGCCGTAGACGCTGACCGTCGAGATGAACGTATAGTGTCCGACGCGCGGCGCGAGCAGGTCGGCGGACGCGCGAACGACGCGGGGCACATACCCCGACGTGTCGATCACCGCGTCCCAGCTGCGGCCGCGCAGGGCGGCCAGGTTGCCGTCCCGGTCGCCTCGCAGACTTTCTGCGTCGATGGCGGGATGGGGGTCGGACGTCCCGCGATTGAACAACGACACGCGGTGACCGCGCACCAGGGCCGCCTCGGCGAGATGCCGGCCGACGAACCGCGTCCCGCCAAGAATCAGGATGTTCATCGCGTGTGGCGCTCGACCGCTCCCGAGCCTACGCGCCGGTGTTCGGCGGCGTCGCTGATGGGCACGGGCCGGCGCTGCAGTCCTCGCGAGGGCACCGGACCGTCACAGCTCCGGTTCGAGGACGAGGTCCATCGCGCCCGCCTGGCTCCCGCCCTGAGGGAAACACACGGTGACGAGCGGGCGAAACCCCGCGACTTCGATGCGCAGGTGAATGTGGGGCCGGAACTCGGTGCCGCCGGGGAAGTTGCTCTGGATGCGGTACCGCCCTCCGGCGTCCGCGATGACGGTCCCACGGTGTGCGTCGTCG contains these protein-coding regions:
- a CDS encoding NAD-dependent epimerase/dehydratase family protein — protein: MNILILGGTRFVGRHLAEAALVRGHRVSLFNRGTSDPHPAIDAESLRGDRDGNLAALRGRSWDAVIDTSGYVPRVVRASADLLAPRVGHYTFISTVSVYGPVTPGSLVDERAPLQTVDDDTREDYLDPEVYGGLKRLCERAVEARMPDRVLIPRLSLVVGPLDPTDRFTYWPTRVARGGAVLAFDRPDRPIVPFIDARDAARWIVAGLEAGRTGVFNVGGKTGVTIGEVLETCRIVGGAPDASWVWVNEAFLAQHGVGPWLELPLWVPRERDSLAGLDSSKAVGAGLERRPLAETVRDLLTWDRSRPASVTRRAGLAADREAALLEQWRLPRNDPR